In Comamonas sp. lk, the following proteins share a genomic window:
- a CDS encoding flagellar basal body P-ring protein FlgI, with translation MKVLSTLLTLRPAARTGLWAVVAAGATLLALPVEATRIKEVAAIQGVRSNQLTGYGLVVGLDGTGDQTTQMPYTKQALANYLEQMGISLPATGNAAQLQLKNVAAVIVTAELPAFAQPGQGIDINVSSMGNAKSLRGGTLVATPLRGADGEIYALAQGNVVVAGAGASAGGSKVQVNHLSAGRVPQGAQVERAVPTPINEGNTITLGLNTTDFQTADKMVRAINQRMGSGTATAMDGRTVQVNAPTDPGSRVRMIAEIQEMPIETAKPAAKVVINARTGSIVLNQAVTLGACAIAHGNLSITISTTPVISQPGPFSQGQTVVAQRSDISVKNEPGQVIHMPNSPQLTDVVRALNSLGATPQDLLAILQAIKAAGALDAELEVI, from the coding sequence ATGAAAGTACTGTCCACGCTCCTGACACTGCGCCCCGCAGCACGCACCGGCCTGTGGGCCGTCGTAGCCGCCGGCGCAACGCTGCTGGCCTTGCCCGTCGAGGCCACACGCATCAAAGAGGTTGCGGCCATTCAGGGCGTGCGCAGCAATCAGCTGACGGGCTATGGCCTGGTGGTGGGCCTGGACGGCACGGGCGATCAGACCACGCAAATGCCTTACACCAAGCAGGCGCTGGCCAATTACCTGGAACAAATGGGCATCTCGCTGCCGGCCACGGGCAATGCGGCGCAGCTGCAGCTCAAGAATGTGGCCGCCGTCATTGTGACGGCCGAGCTGCCGGCCTTTGCCCAACCGGGGCAGGGCATAGACATCAATGTGTCCTCCATGGGCAATGCCAAGTCCCTCAGGGGTGGCACCCTGGTGGCCACGCCGCTGCGCGGCGCAGATGGTGAAATTTATGCCCTGGCCCAGGGCAATGTGGTGGTCGCCGGTGCAGGTGCGTCCGCCGGCGGCTCCAAGGTGCAGGTCAACCACTTGAGCGCGGGCCGCGTGCCCCAGGGTGCGCAGGTGGAGCGGGCTGTGCCCACGCCCATCAACGAAGGCAACACCATCACGCTGGGCTTGAACACCACGGATTTCCAGACCGCCGACAAGATGGTTCGCGCCATCAATCAGCGCATGGGCAGTGGTACGGCCACGGCCATGGATGGGCGTACGGTGCAGGTGAATGCGCCCACGGACCCAGGCTCGCGCGTGCGCATGATTGCCGAGATTCAGGAGATGCCGATCGAGACCGCCAAGCCCGCGGCCAAGGTGGTCATCAATGCGCGCACCGGTTCCATCGTGCTCAACCAGGCCGTCACGCTGGGAGCTTGCGCCATTGCCCACGGAAATCTGTCCATCACCATCAGCACCACGCCGGTGATCAGCCAGCCGGGGCCGTTCTCGCAAGGCCAGACAGTGGTGGCGCAGCGGTCCGATATTTCGGTCAAGAACGAGCCGGGACAGGTGATTCACATGCCCAATTCGCCCCAGTTGACGGACGTGGTACGGGCGCTGAACTCTCTGGGCGCCACGCCCCAGGATTTGCTGGCAATCTTGCAGGCCATCAAGGCTGCAGGCGCGCTGGATGCGGAGCTGGAGGTGATATGA
- the flgJ gene encoding flagellar assembly peptidoglycan hydrolase FlgJ, with translation MSLSLPSTASLAANNALAVDARSLNALKTAAGENNPQAARETARQLESLFMREMIKSMREATMKSGLLDSAQGNLSTDLLDQQLSVAMAGQPGGLTEAITKQLARSMGVEAAEDAEIAVPSTLSLSRSAWRGSSGISGISTGAANRSAQLQSINAYAPAPKGRDNFVGFHASAAERVARDSGIPAYYMLGQAGHETGWGKSEIRNSDGSNSFNLFGIKAGKGWTGKVAEVTTTEYINGAPKKITAKFRAYGSYEESFRDYARLIGSNPRYEKAMGQTGSATAYAAELQKAGYATDPAYAQKLGRAIQSAAQAASGTAQAKLNRTNENQT, from the coding sequence ATGAGCCTGTCCTTGCCAAGTACTGCCTCTTTGGCGGCCAACAACGCGCTGGCCGTGGATGCACGCTCGCTCAATGCGCTTAAAACGGCGGCGGGCGAGAACAATCCGCAGGCCGCGCGCGAGACGGCCAGGCAGCTGGAATCGCTGTTCATGCGCGAGATGATCAAGAGCATGCGCGAGGCGACCATGAAGTCCGGCCTGCTCGACAGCGCACAGGGCAATCTGAGCACCGACCTGCTCGATCAGCAGCTGTCCGTGGCCATGGCAGGCCAGCCCGGCGGGTTGACCGAAGCCATCACCAAGCAACTGGCGCGCAGCATGGGCGTGGAGGCGGCCGAAGACGCAGAAATTGCCGTGCCGTCCACGCTCAGCCTGAGTCGCAGCGCGTGGCGCGGCAGCAGCGGCATCAGCGGCATCAGCACGGGCGCTGCAAACCGCAGTGCGCAGCTGCAGTCCATCAATGCCTACGCCCCCGCACCTAAGGGGCGTGACAATTTTGTGGGCTTTCATGCCTCTGCCGCCGAGCGTGTGGCGCGTGACAGCGGCATTCCCGCGTATTACATGCTGGGCCAGGCCGGGCATGAGACCGGCTGGGGCAAGAGCGAGATCCGCAACAGCGACGGCAGCAACTCCTTCAACCTGTTCGGCATCAAGGCCGGCAAGGGCTGGACGGGCAAGGTGGCCGAAGTCACCACCACCGAATACATCAACGGCGCGCCCAAGAAGATCACGGCCAAGTTCCGTGCCTATGGCTCGTACGAAGAGTCGTTTCGCGACTATGCACGCCTGATTGGCAGCAATCCGCGCTACGAAAAAGCCATGGGTCAGACGGGCTCGGCCACCGCCTATGCCGCCGAGCTGCAAAAAGCCGGCTACGCCACCGATCCCGCTTACGCCCAAAAGCTGGGCCGCGCCATACAAAGTGCGGCGCAAGCCGCATCCGGCACCGCGCAAGCCAAGCTCAACCGCACCAACGAGAACCAGACATGA
- the flgK gene encoding flagellar hook-associated protein FlgK, with product MSLLNVGARALMANQMALQTTGNNIANVNTAGYSRQSVAFQTATGQNMGNGYIGNGVDVATIMRNFSELLSRQATAATAVSASDTARSQSLNQMQEVFSGGKSGLGTAISDMMNAFGDVASAPTDASSRQVVLTRMNELAARFRGASAQLDELDYSTRQQMSNDVNVVNSLAEQVAALNAQISRAAATGQTPNDLLDKRDQLVRDINKYVQTSTVDGGDGSISLFIGGSQPLVLGQSTAKLSLQESKEYPGSGKMAVYFQQTGGQSIELTSAMIGGGEVAGLLQFQNNDLNEGRNLLGRMTIAIGDALNTQNQLGLTLSGQKGGALFNIPLTTSGATTGGQWAQPNTPTVTVTDSAALNASDYKIVFGDDAPRGKVVRLSDGKTTSFNDMADLNSKRIDGLQFDLKAEGGRGQSVLFQPLRTAAQQVQAMVHSGNDLAVANPVAASIQSLGDAGLRMGGIQVGKGFGAAALPDPTTLSFSKDADGKVSYTITPAPTPAPPAPGGIASTGTFISGQAIELAAGLKVSLTGTPAVDGGKSDTVRFGANTNYSADTGNASSFLALRDAVVFDGSTTLSDGFSAAMAQVGTRTQSAQYAATLSASIVKNLEADRMGVSGVNLDEEAAKLLQFQQAYQASAKMLQVAQGIFDSVISAVGR from the coding sequence ATGAGTCTTTTGAACGTGGGCGCACGCGCCCTGATGGCCAACCAGATGGCCCTGCAGACCACGGGCAACAACATTGCCAATGTCAACACGGCAGGCTATTCACGGCAAAGCGTGGCCTTCCAGACGGCGACGGGTCAGAACATGGGCAATGGCTACATCGGCAACGGTGTGGATGTGGCCACTATCATGCGCAATTTCAGCGAGCTGCTCAGCCGTCAGGCCACGGCCGCCACAGCCGTCAGTGCTTCCGATACGGCCAGATCGCAGTCGCTGAACCAGATGCAGGAGGTCTTCTCGGGCGGAAAGTCGGGACTGGGTACGGCGATCAGCGACATGATGAACGCCTTCGGTGACGTGGCCAGTGCGCCCACCGACGCGTCGTCGCGGCAGGTGGTGCTGACCCGCATGAATGAGCTGGCTGCGCGGTTTCGCGGCGCTTCGGCGCAGCTCGATGAGCTGGACTACAGCACACGCCAGCAGATGAGCAACGATGTGAACGTGGTCAACAGCCTGGCAGAACAGGTGGCTGCGCTCAATGCACAGATCAGCCGCGCTGCGGCCACCGGTCAAACGCCCAATGATTTGCTGGACAAGCGCGATCAGCTGGTGCGCGATATCAACAAATATGTGCAGACCTCCACCGTGGATGGCGGGGATGGCTCCATCAGCCTTTTCATTGGCGGCAGCCAGCCGCTGGTGCTGGGTCAGAGCACGGCCAAGCTGAGCCTGCAGGAGTCCAAGGAGTACCCAGGCAGTGGCAAGATGGCTGTGTATTTTCAGCAGACGGGCGGGCAGTCCATCGAGCTGACGTCGGCCATGATAGGCGGCGGCGAAGTGGCCGGCTTGCTGCAGTTTCAGAATAACGATCTGAACGAGGGACGCAATCTTCTGGGGCGCATGACGATTGCCATTGGCGATGCGCTCAATACCCAAAACCAGCTGGGCCTGACCCTGTCGGGCCAAAAAGGCGGGGCACTGTTCAATATTCCGCTGACCACCTCGGGTGCCACGACCGGCGGGCAATGGGCCCAGCCCAATACGCCGACCGTGACGGTGACGGACTCTGCTGCGCTCAATGCCTCCGATTACAAGATCGTGTTTGGCGATGATGCTCCCAGGGGCAAGGTGGTACGGCTGTCTGACGGCAAGACCACGAGCTTCAACGACATGGCCGATCTGAACAGCAAGCGCATCGATGGCTTGCAGTTCGATCTCAAGGCCGAAGGCGGGCGCGGACAGTCGGTGCTGTTCCAGCCTCTGCGCACCGCGGCCCAGCAGGTGCAGGCCATGGTGCATTCCGGCAATGATCTGGCTGTGGCCAATCCGGTGGCCGCCAGTATCCAGTCGCTAGGCGATGCCGGGCTGCGCATGGGCGGTATTCAGGTGGGCAAGGGTTTTGGTGCCGCTGCTTTGCCGGATCCGACCACGCTGTCGTTTTCCAAGGACGCTGACGGCAAGGTGAGCTACACCATCACGCCTGCGCCTACGCCTGCTCCCCCCGCACCCGGCGGCATTGCCAGCACCGGCACTTTCATCTCGGGTCAGGCCATAGAGCTGGCTGCTGGACTGAAAGTGAGCTTGACGGGAACGCCTGCTGTGGACGGCGGCAAAAGCGATACGGTGCGCTTTGGCGCCAATACCAATTACAGCGCCGATACCGGCAATGCTAGCTCGTTTCTGGCGCTGCGCGATGCCGTGGTGTTTGATGGCTCCACCACGCTCAGCGATGGTTTCTCGGCCGCCATGGCCCAGGTCGGTACCCGTACCCAAAGCGCGCAGTACGCGGCCACGCTTTCGGCGTCCATCGTCAAGAATCTGGAGGCCGACCGTATGGGGGTCTCGGGCGTCAACCTGGATGAGGAAGCGGCCAAGCTGCTGCAGTTTCAGCAGGCCTATCAGGCATCCGCCAAGATGCTTCAGGTGGCCCAGGGAATTTTTGACAGCGTCATTTCCGCCGTCGGCCGCTAA